A region from the Catellatospora sp. TT07R-123 genome encodes:
- the dapF gene encoding diaminopimelate epimerase, which produces MRFTKGHGTGNDFVIIEDLDGTVELTPAQVAALCDRRFGVGGDGVLRVQRSTDPAAEFFMDYWNSDGSLSEMCGNGVRVFARYLHTRGLAGEVIPVSTRGGLRTAYVEGDWIRVDMAAPAILGESTAIVDGVEYRGLGVSMGNPHLVCDVDADTLASVDLSRAPKTDAGMFPALVNVEFSLKLAADHRRMRVYERGSGETMSCGTGATAVGVAALYTSGRSSGTVTVDVPGGRLAVTLDASTSWLAGPAVLTYTGDIPLPRL; this is translated from the coding sequence ATGAGGTTCACCAAGGGGCACGGCACCGGCAACGACTTCGTGATCATCGAGGATCTCGACGGCACGGTGGAGCTGACCCCGGCCCAGGTCGCCGCCCTGTGCGACCGCCGCTTCGGCGTCGGCGGCGACGGCGTGCTGCGGGTCCAGCGCTCGACCGACCCGGCCGCCGAGTTCTTCATGGACTACTGGAACTCCGACGGCTCCCTGTCCGAGATGTGCGGCAACGGGGTCCGCGTGTTCGCCCGGTACCTGCACACCCGCGGGCTGGCCGGCGAGGTCATCCCCGTCTCCACCCGCGGCGGCCTGCGCACCGCGTACGTCGAGGGCGACTGGATCCGGGTCGACATGGCCGCACCGGCGATCCTGGGCGAGTCCACCGCGATCGTGGACGGCGTCGAATACCGCGGGCTGGGCGTCTCCATGGGCAACCCGCACCTGGTCTGCGACGTCGACGCCGACACCCTCGCCTCGGTCGACCTGAGCCGGGCCCCGAAGACCGACGCGGGGATGTTCCCGGCCCTGGTCAACGTCGAGTTCTCGCTGAAGCTCGCCGCCGACCACCGCCGGATGCGGGTGTACGAGCGCGGCTCCGGCGAGACCATGTCCTGCGGTACGGGCGCGACGGCGGTGGGGGTGGCCGCCCTGTACACCTCGGGCCGCTCGTCCGGCACGGTCACCGTCGACGTCCCCGGCGGCCGCCTCGCCGTCACCCTCGACGCCAGTACCAGCTGGCTCGCCG
- the miaA gene encoding tRNA (adenosine(37)-N6)-dimethylallyltransferase MiaA has protein sequence MSPEPVAAEVVAVVGPTAAGKSALSIALAHALRGEVVNCDSMQVYRGMDIGTAKLTEAEREGVPHHLLDVWPVTAPASVAEFQRLARAAIDDIRSRGKVPLLVGGSGLYQRAVLEDFEFPGTDPGVRARLEAELEAAGPAPLHARLAQADPVAAAKILPSNGRRIVRALEVIELTGRPFTASLPDPVPVYRCLQLAVDRVDLDERVETRVDRMWAAGFVDEVRGLLPYGLDGSLTASRALGYQQVLAFLRGECAEDEAHRDTVTGTRRFVRRQRSWLRRDPSVRWLDGAAPDLVEQAIKIIDSGGGVA, from the coding sequence GTGAGCCCCGAGCCTGTCGCCGCCGAGGTGGTCGCCGTCGTAGGCCCGACCGCCGCGGGCAAGTCCGCGCTGTCCATCGCCCTGGCGCACGCGCTGCGCGGCGAGGTGGTCAACTGCGACTCGATGCAGGTCTACCGGGGAATGGACATCGGCACCGCCAAGCTCACCGAGGCCGAGCGCGAGGGCGTGCCGCACCACCTGCTCGACGTGTGGCCCGTCACCGCCCCGGCCAGCGTGGCGGAGTTCCAGCGCCTGGCCCGCGCCGCCATCGACGACATCCGCTCGCGCGGGAAGGTGCCGCTGCTCGTCGGCGGCTCGGGGCTGTACCAGCGGGCGGTCCTGGAGGACTTCGAGTTCCCGGGCACCGACCCGGGCGTACGCGCCCGGCTGGAGGCGGAGCTGGAGGCGGCCGGCCCGGCGCCGCTGCACGCCCGGCTGGCCCAGGCCGACCCGGTCGCCGCCGCGAAGATCCTGCCCAGCAACGGGCGGCGCATCGTCCGCGCGCTGGAGGTGATCGAGCTCACGGGCAGGCCCTTCACCGCGTCGCTGCCCGATCCGGTGCCGGTCTACCGGTGCCTACAGCTCGCCGTCGACCGGGTCGACCTGGACGAGCGGGTCGAGACGCGGGTGGACCGGATGTGGGCGGCCGGGTTCGTCGACGAGGTGCGCGGGCTGCTGCCGTACGGGCTCGACGGCAGTCTCACCGCGTCGCGGGCGCTCGGATACCAGCAGGTCCTGGCCTTCCTGCGGGGCGAGTGCGCGGAGGATGAGGCACACCGGGACACGGTCACCGGCACGCGCCGGTTCGTCCGGCGGCAGCGCTCCTGGCTGCGCCGCGACCCCTCGGTACGCTGGCTCGACGGCGCCGCGCCCGACCTCGTCGAGCAGGCGATAAAGATCATCGACAGTGGTGGCGGAGTGGCATGA
- a CDS encoding DUF349 domain-containing protein: MSDWASYGRVDADGTVWVKSAAGERAVGSWQAGTPEEGLAHFVRRYEDLVTEVDLIETRLNSGAADAAQSLTTVKRLRASLDEAHVVGDIDGLAARLERLSGLADEKAGAAKAARDAARAEAVARKTTLVEEAEKLAAESTSWKATGDRFKEILDEWKTIRGVDKKTDGDLWKRFSVARDSFTRRRGGHFATLDAARKQAQTVKDDLVAEAESLAESTDWAATAARLKELMADWKTAPRASKEAEQKLWDRFRAAQDAFFSRRSEVFSARDNEQKAALTRRQELLSQAEAIDVDADPKIAQNTLRDILGQWHDTGRVPRESVAGLDRRLRAVEDKVREAMDAAWRRTEPSANPLLAQMREQVAEAEARLERAQAAGDTKRIKEAEQALAGKRNFLALAEKAS, encoded by the coding sequence ATGAGCGACTGGGCATCGTATGGCCGGGTGGACGCGGACGGCACGGTCTGGGTGAAGTCGGCCGCGGGCGAGCGCGCCGTCGGATCATGGCAGGCCGGCACTCCCGAGGAGGGTTTGGCGCACTTCGTCCGACGGTACGAGGATCTCGTCACCGAGGTCGACCTGATCGAGACGCGCCTCAACTCCGGGGCGGCCGACGCCGCCCAGAGCCTGACCACCGTCAAGCGCCTGCGCGCGAGCCTGGACGAGGCACACGTGGTCGGCGACATCGACGGCCTGGCCGCCCGCCTGGAGCGGCTGTCGGGCCTGGCCGACGAGAAGGCGGGTGCCGCCAAGGCCGCCCGTGACGCCGCGCGCGCCGAGGCGGTGGCCCGCAAGACCACCCTGGTCGAAGAGGCCGAGAAGCTGGCCGCCGAGTCGACCAGCTGGAAGGCGACCGGCGACCGGTTCAAGGAGATCCTCGACGAGTGGAAGACCATCCGCGGGGTCGACAAGAAGACCGACGGCGACCTGTGGAAGCGCTTCTCCGTCGCCCGTGACAGCTTCACCCGTCGTCGCGGCGGTCACTTCGCCACGCTGGACGCGGCCCGCAAGCAGGCCCAGACCGTCAAGGACGATCTGGTGGCCGAGGCCGAGTCGCTGGCCGAGTCGACCGACTGGGCGGCCACCGCGGCCCGGCTCAAGGAGCTGATGGCGGACTGGAAGACCGCGCCGCGCGCCTCCAAGGAGGCCGAGCAGAAGCTGTGGGACCGTTTCCGGGCCGCGCAGGACGCCTTCTTCTCCCGCCGCAGCGAGGTCTTCTCCGCCCGTGACAACGAGCAGAAGGCCGCGCTGACCCGCCGCCAGGAGCTGCTGTCGCAGGCCGAGGCGATCGACGTCGACGCCGACCCGAAGATCGCGCAGAACACGCTGCGCGACATCCTGGGCCAGTGGCACGACACCGGCCGGGTGCCGCGCGAGTCGGTCGCCGGGCTGGACCGGCGCCTGCGCGCGGTCGAGGACAAGGTGCGCGAGGCCATGGACGCGGCGTGGCGGCGGACCGAGCCGTCGGCCAACCCGCTGCTGGCGCAGATGCGCGAGCAGGTGGCCGAGGCCGAGGCGCGGCTGGAGCGGGCCCAGGCGGCCGGCGACACCAAGCGCATCAAGGAGGCCGAGCAGGCGCTCGCGGGCAAGCGAAACTTTCTTGCGCTGGCCGAGAAGGCCAGCTGA